A genomic stretch from Nocardia wallacei includes:
- a CDS encoding ABC transporter ATP-binding protein, whose translation MTEPLLEVSDLRVSFPGEEGRIDAVRGVTYTVSDGEVLAIVGESGSGKSVSSLAVMGLLPEQARVRGSIRLRGKELVGMTDRRLSTLRGSRISMVFQDPLSALTPVYRVGDQIAEALLAHKKMSGQQAAARAVELLDLVGIPEPQTRARAFPHEFSGGMRQRVVIAMAIANDPELIICDEPTTALDVTVQKQILNLLRKARDITGAGVVMITHDMGIAATLADRVAVMYAGRIVETSTATDLFRAPRMPYTVGLLGSIPRMDGPPRSPLIPITGAPPAMHALPPGCPFAPRCPVAIDACRTAEPPLAETGPGHRAACIRTDEVGTEALFTAYRREVAEPETAPPADARVVLRVSELTKTFPITSGVFFKRRKGEVRAVDGISFEVRGGRTFALVGESGSGKSTTLTQIMDLVVPEAGSIEVLGTDVATLTKARRREIRRKMQIVFQDPSGSLDPRLPIFDTLAEPLRVDGRSRDEVRKRVPELLKQVGLSPEHADRYPPDFSGGQKQRINIARALALDPELLVLDEPVSSLDVSIQAGVLNLLRELQAERGLSYLFVSHDLSVVRNLAHDIAVMYRGKIVESGPAEQIFQAPQHEYTRALIDAVPVPVVAG comes from the coding sequence ATGACCGAGCCGCTGCTGGAGGTCTCGGACCTGCGCGTGTCGTTCCCCGGCGAGGAGGGCCGCATCGATGCGGTGCGCGGGGTGACCTACACGGTGTCCGACGGCGAGGTGCTGGCCATCGTCGGCGAATCCGGATCGGGCAAGTCGGTGTCCTCGCTGGCGGTGATGGGCCTGCTACCCGAGCAGGCGCGGGTGCGCGGCTCGATCCGGCTGCGCGGCAAGGAACTCGTCGGCATGACCGACCGGCGGCTGTCGACGCTGCGCGGCAGCCGGATCAGCATGGTCTTCCAGGATCCGCTCTCGGCGCTGACCCCGGTGTACCGAGTGGGTGACCAGATCGCGGAAGCCCTGCTGGCACACAAGAAGATGAGCGGGCAGCAGGCCGCCGCGCGGGCCGTGGAACTGCTGGACCTGGTCGGCATCCCCGAGCCGCAGACGCGAGCCAGGGCGTTCCCGCACGAGTTCTCCGGCGGCATGCGCCAGCGCGTGGTGATCGCGATGGCGATCGCCAACGACCCGGAACTGATCATCTGCGACGAACCCACCACCGCGCTGGATGTCACGGTGCAGAAGCAGATCCTGAACCTGCTGCGCAAGGCCCGCGACATCACCGGCGCGGGCGTCGTGATGATCACCCATGACATGGGCATCGCCGCCACCCTGGCCGACCGCGTGGCCGTCATGTACGCCGGGCGGATCGTCGAAACCAGTACCGCCACCGATCTTTTCCGCGCGCCCCGGATGCCCTACACGGTCGGCCTGCTGGGTTCCATCCCGCGCATGGACGGCCCGCCGCGCAGCCCGCTGATCCCCATCACCGGTGCGCCGCCCGCCATGCACGCGCTGCCGCCCGGCTGCCCGTTCGCCCCGCGCTGCCCGGTCGCGATCGACGCCTGCCGCACCGCCGAGCCGCCGCTGGCGGAGACCGGGCCGGGCCACCGTGCCGCGTGCATCCGCACCGACGAGGTCGGCACCGAGGCGCTGTTCACCGCCTACCGTCGCGAGGTGGCCGAGCCCGAGACCGCGCCACCCGCGGATGCCCGTGTGGTGCTGCGGGTTTCGGAGCTGACGAAGACCTTCCCCATCACGTCCGGCGTCTTCTTCAAGCGCCGCAAGGGCGAGGTGCGAGCGGTCGACGGCATCAGTTTCGAGGTGCGCGGCGGGCGCACCTTCGCGTTGGTCGGTGAGTCCGGATCCGGGAAGTCCACCACCCTGACCCAGATCATGGATCTGGTGGTCCCCGAGGCCGGGAGCATCGAGGTGCTCGGCACCGACGTCGCGACCCTGACCAAGGCCCGCCGCCGTGAGATCCGGCGCAAGATGCAGATCGTCTTCCAGGACCCCTCGGGCTCGCTGGATCCGCGACTGCCGATCTTCGACACCCTCGCCGAACCGCTGCGGGTCGACGGCCGGTCCCGCGACGAGGTGCGCAAGCGGGTGCCGGAGCTGCTGAAACAGGTCGGCCTCAGCCCGGAACACGCCGACCGCTATCCGCCCGACTTCTCCGGCGGCCAGAAGCAGCGCATCAACATCGCGCGTGCCCTGGCGCTGGACCCCGAACTGCTGGTGCTCGACGAGCCGGTGTCCTCGCTGGACGTGTCCATCCAGGCGGGTGTGCTGAATCTGCTGCGAGAGCTGCAGGCCGAGCGGGGGCTGTCGTATCTGTTCGTCTCCCACGATCTTTCGGTGGTGCGCAATCTGGCCCACGACATCGCGGTCATGTATCGCGGCAAGATCGTGGAATCCGGTCCCGCGGAGCAGATCTTCCAGGCGCCGCAGCACGAATACACCCGCGCGCTCATCGACGCGGTTCCCGTTCCGGTCGTCGCTGGGTAG
- a CDS encoding ABC transporter permease, with the protein MTEAEMIIQGAPEPQAAGRRKLVWRRFRRNKPAVAGAVVLLLMLVLAFALPAVMPYDYQELDYTALLQPPSPDHPFGTNQIGQDVLAQTLRGLQKSLLIGFSVAFISSIIAATAGSVAGLLGGWTDRAVMWLVDLLLVVPSFIVIAIFAPRMKGSGSILLLIVLLALFSWMISARIVRGLTLSLKEREFVRAARYMGASTWTVITTHIVPNIASILIIDTTLAIGVAIMSETGLSFLGFGVQPPDVSLGSLIASGTKSALTYPWLFMFAGGLLIITVLCANLVGDGLRDAFDPTAKRARARRKKSERDTAPEGEAA; encoded by the coding sequence ATGACCGAAGCCGAGATGATCATTCAGGGCGCGCCCGAGCCCCAGGCCGCGGGACGCCGGAAACTGGTGTGGCGCAGGTTCCGCCGCAACAAACCCGCCGTCGCCGGTGCGGTCGTCCTGCTGCTGATGCTGGTGCTGGCCTTCGCGCTGCCCGCCGTAATGCCTTACGACTACCAGGAATTGGATTACACGGCGCTGCTGCAGCCGCCCAGCCCGGACCATCCGTTCGGCACCAACCAGATCGGCCAGGACGTGCTGGCGCAGACGCTGCGCGGCCTGCAGAAGTCGCTGTTGATCGGTTTCAGCGTCGCGTTCATCTCGAGCATCATCGCCGCCACCGCCGGATCGGTCGCGGGCTTGCTCGGCGGCTGGACCGACCGCGCCGTGATGTGGCTGGTGGATCTGCTGCTGGTGGTACCGAGCTTCATCGTCATCGCGATCTTCGCCCCGCGGATGAAGGGCAGCGGCTCGATTCTGCTGCTGATCGTGCTGCTCGCGCTGTTCAGCTGGATGATCAGCGCCCGCATCGTGCGCGGGCTGACGCTGAGCCTGAAGGAACGCGAATTCGTCCGCGCCGCACGGTACATGGGCGCCTCGACCTGGACGGTGATCACCACCCACATCGTCCCGAACATCGCGTCGATCCTGATCATCGACACCACGCTGGCGATCGGTGTGGCGATCATGTCCGAAACCGGCCTGAGCTTCCTCGGATTCGGCGTGCAGCCACCGGACGTCTCACTGGGTTCGCTGATCGCGTCCGGGACGAAGTCCGCGCTCACCTACCCATGGCTGTTCATGTTCGCCGGTGGGCTGCTCATCATCACCGTGCTGTGCGCCAACCTGGTCGGCGACGGCCTGCGCGACGCCTTCGACCCCACCGCCAAGCGAGCACGGGCGCGACGGAAGAAGTCCGAGCGGGACACCGCGCCGGAAGGAGAGGCAGCATGA
- a CDS encoding ABC transporter permease has protein sequence MTGFLLRRALNYVVLLVLATFLTFSLASLTFRPLDSLEQRNPRPPQSVIDAKAAELHLDEPIPQRYATWISGIAHGDFGTTLAGQPVSAELGRRVGVSLRLLVIGSLVGTALGVLIGAAGAIRQYRFSDYFTTVVSLLVLSTPVFLLATLLKYGALEINTATGQQIFLYTGETSANAVHGLWNQFVDRVQHMVVPTLGLALAAMASYSRYQRNAMLDVLQSDFIRTARAKGLTRSRALYKHGLRTALIPMATLFAYSLGALITGATFTEKIFGWHGVGEWLVDGINAQDLYVVVTVTAFAGLVVLVSGLLSDIAYAILDPRVRVGA, from the coding sequence ATGACCGGCTTTCTGCTACGACGCGCGCTCAACTATGTCGTGCTGCTGGTGCTGGCGACCTTTCTGACCTTCAGTCTGGCGTCGCTGACCTTTCGCCCGCTGGACAGTCTGGAGCAGCGCAATCCGCGCCCGCCGCAGTCGGTGATCGACGCCAAGGCCGCCGAACTGCACCTCGACGAGCCGATCCCGCAGCGCTACGCCACCTGGATCAGCGGCATCGCCCACGGCGATTTCGGGACCACACTGGCGGGCCAGCCGGTGAGTGCGGAACTGGGGCGCCGGGTGGGCGTGAGCCTGCGGTTGCTGGTGATCGGCTCGCTGGTCGGCACCGCGCTGGGCGTGCTGATCGGCGCGGCCGGAGCGATCCGCCAGTATCGGTTCAGCGACTACTTCACCACGGTGGTGTCGCTGCTGGTGCTCAGCACGCCCGTGTTCCTGCTCGCCACCCTGCTGAAATACGGTGCGCTGGAGATCAATACGGCCACCGGCCAGCAGATCTTCCTGTATACCGGCGAGACCTCCGCGAACGCCGTGCACGGGCTGTGGAATCAGTTCGTCGACCGCGTCCAGCACATGGTGGTCCCCACCCTTGGCCTGGCGCTCGCCGCCATGGCCAGCTACAGCCGCTACCAGCGCAACGCCATGCTGGACGTGCTGCAGAGCGATTTCATCCGCACCGCCCGCGCCAAGGGCCTCACCCGCAGCCGCGCGCTGTACAAGCACGGCCTGCGCACCGCGTTGATCCCGATGGCGACGCTGTTCGCCTACAGCCTGGGCGCGCTGATCACCGGCGCGACGTTCACCGAGAAGATCTTCGGCTGGCACGGCGTCGGCGAATGGCTGGTCGACGGGATCAACGCGCAGGACCTCTACGTCGTGGTGACCGTCACGGCGTTCGCCGGATTGGTGGTGCTGGTGTCGGGCCTGCTGTCCGATATCGCCTACGCGATCCTCGATCCACGGGTGCGGGTGGGAGCATGA
- a CDS encoding HAD family hydrolase, which yields MEEVTRLHLPKPKMVATDVDGTLIDEREQVTPRTRAAVAALVADGVQFVLATGRPPRWIDPVVEGLGYAPLCVCGNGAVIYDSAADRILHTSVLDMASLAAIAELAERVLPGCGLAAERVGASAHDAATPQFVSSPEYEHAWLNPDDTQVARREVLAAPAIKMLIRLPGAASADMRAALEPELAGRADITYSTNNGLIELSAPGVTKASGLAMVAQRLGVQHATMVAFGDMPNDVPMLRMAGHGVAMANAHPEARAAADEITATNSADGVALVLERWWSS from the coding sequence ATGGAAGAGGTGACGCGTCTGCACCTGCCCAAACCCAAGATGGTGGCCACCGATGTCGATGGCACGCTCATCGACGAGCGTGAGCAGGTCACCCCGCGCACGCGGGCCGCGGTCGCGGCGCTCGTCGCCGACGGAGTGCAGTTCGTGCTCGCCACCGGCCGCCCGCCGCGCTGGATCGATCCGGTGGTCGAGGGCCTCGGGTACGCGCCGCTGTGCGTGTGCGGCAACGGCGCGGTGATCTACGACAGCGCCGCCGATCGCATCTTGCACACCAGCGTTCTCGATATGGCGAGCCTGGCGGCGATCGCCGAGTTGGCCGAGCGGGTGCTGCCCGGTTGCGGTTTGGCCGCCGAACGGGTCGGCGCGAGCGCGCACGACGCGGCCACCCCGCAGTTCGTGAGTTCGCCGGAGTACGAGCACGCCTGGCTGAACCCGGACGACACCCAGGTGGCCCGGCGCGAGGTGCTCGCCGCGCCCGCGATCAAGATGCTGATCCGGTTGCCCGGTGCGGCCAGCGCCGACATGCGGGCCGCCCTGGAACCGGAGCTCGCCGGGCGCGCCGACATCACCTACTCCACCAACAACGGCCTGATCGAACTGTCCGCGCCGGGTGTCACCAAGGCCTCCGGGCTGGCGATGGTGGCGCAGCGGCTGGGCGTGCAGCACGCCACCATGGTCGCGTTCGGCGATATGCCCAACGATGTCCCGATGCTGCGCATGGCCGGTCACGGTGTCGCCATGGCCAACGCGCATCCCGAGGCCCGCGCCGCCGCCGACGAGATCACCGCCACCAACTCGGCCGATGGGGTGGCCCTGGTGCTGGAACGCTGGTGGAGCAGCTGA
- a CDS encoding N-acetylmuramoyl-L-alanine amidase, protein MVATLVVTAPLAGLVLRHSPDYHSANESNLAAIPAQLAEVALASAPDVVLPLRELTGLDLPDLRLSDLRKLPLPRAVPVPPGLPAPPGVELPGEIPLPQFGPDRTTPAAPPRNPSGAPGFIGAPLEEPDPSAAPVADPALPPDANPSTPALAPGAVAPDLAERVGAEVKELTRPTPFSMVALTAENLGGTRAMVRAKTPDGSWGPWFSTEQVDTRADDHAPPGRTGTEPIYVGKTNAVQVLTTRKTAAPIPGGARSDDPAQLAASALSAVLIDPGRGVADDNLTSVAAPLASGGPKVISRAQWGADESIRCEEPTYDDGLGGITVHHTAGRNDYSKAESAGIVRAIYAYHAKTLGWCDIGYHALVDKYGQIFEGHSGGLDRPVQGAHAGGFNENTSGVALMGDFETEPPTDAAIQAAGQFIGWRAKVAGLNPLSRTTMYSEGTEFTPYAQGEAVQLPTVFAHRDVGNTTCPGDAAYALMDRIREIAAGSGTPLATRAGNNTAPGAQRPGTDLAALADLTGRVLGMVEDNLVARYWAEHGGPDGHLGAAASEPKPTANGGQYAKFVNGYVYAAPDGTVVEVVGHILDRFVQLGAETGLLGLPLRNAYPVPDGLRSDFENGSLILNQVTGIVTTLLKTYDDTQQQSAAPGRSAAPIPAQIAAPAPNPHAPAPNAPTPATPDLDAREPSPSDPNAVGQNTSDPNALEPNTSDPNALEPNTSNPNALEPNTSDPNALESDTSDPSALGRNTSDSNALGHNTSAPDAPNSNTTEPNPDLPDASAPAE, encoded by the coding sequence GTGGTGGCCACCCTGGTGGTCACCGCGCCGCTCGCGGGTCTCGTCCTGCGCCACTCGCCCGACTACCACTCGGCCAACGAAAGCAATCTCGCGGCGATCCCAGCGCAACTCGCCGAGGTGGCGCTGGCCTCCGCGCCGGATGTCGTCCTGCCGCTGCGCGAACTCACCGGTCTCGACCTGCCCGACCTGCGCCTGTCCGATCTGCGCAAACTGCCGCTGCCGCGCGCGGTACCGGTGCCGCCGGGTCTGCCCGCGCCGCCGGGCGTCGAGCTACCCGGCGAGATCCCCCTACCCCAGTTCGGTCCCGACCGGACCACCCCGGCCGCCCCGCCCCGAAACCCCAGCGGCGCACCCGGATTCATCGGCGCCCCCCTCGAGGAACCCGACCCGAGCGCCGCCCCCGTCGCCGACCCCGCGCTGCCGCCCGATGCGAATCCGAGCACCCCGGCTCTGGCGCCCGGTGCGGTCGCCCCCGACCTCGCGGAGCGGGTGGGGGCGGAGGTCAAGGAACTCACTCGCCCGACGCCGTTCAGCATGGTTGCCCTGACCGCCGAAAACCTCGGGGGAACAAGGGCGATGGTGCGGGCGAAGACGCCCGACGGCAGCTGGGGACCCTGGTTCTCCACCGAGCAGGTGGACACGCGCGCCGACGATCACGCGCCGCCGGGCCGGACCGGAACCGAACCGATCTATGTCGGCAAGACCAATGCGGTCCAGGTGCTCACCACGCGCAAGACGGCCGCGCCGATTCCGGGCGGCGCGCGCTCCGACGACCCCGCCCAGCTGGCCGCCTCCGCGCTGTCGGCGGTGCTGATCGATCCGGGTCGCGGTGTCGCCGACGACAATCTGACGAGCGTGGCCGCCCCGCTGGCGAGCGGCGGCCCCAAGGTGATCAGCCGGGCCCAGTGGGGCGCCGACGAATCGATCCGCTGCGAGGAACCGACCTACGACGACGGCCTCGGCGGCATCACCGTGCATCACACCGCGGGCCGCAACGACTACTCCAAGGCCGAATCGGCCGGGATCGTCCGCGCCATCTACGCCTACCACGCCAAGACCCTGGGGTGGTGCGATATCGGCTACCACGCCCTGGTCGACAAGTACGGGCAGATCTTCGAGGGCCACTCCGGTGGCCTGGACCGGCCGGTGCAGGGCGCGCACGCGGGCGGGTTCAACGAGAACACCTCCGGCGTCGCGCTGATGGGTGATTTCGAGACCGAGCCGCCCACCGACGCCGCGATCCAGGCGGCCGGGCAGTTCATCGGATGGCGCGCGAAGGTCGCCGGGCTGAACCCGCTGAGCCGGACCACGATGTATTCGGAGGGCACCGAGTTCACGCCGTATGCCCAGGGCGAGGCGGTGCAGCTGCCCACGGTGTTCGCCCACCGCGACGTCGGCAACACCACCTGCCCGGGCGATGCCGCGTACGCGCTGATGGACCGCATCCGCGAGATCGCCGCGGGCAGCGGCACACCGCTGGCCACGCGCGCGGGCAACAACACCGCCCCCGGCGCGCAGCGCCCCGGCACCGACCTCGCGGCGCTGGCCGACCTGACCGGCCGGGTGCTCGGGATGGTCGAGGACAATCTGGTCGCCCGGTACTGGGCCGAACACGGCGGGCCGGACGGGCATCTGGGCGCCGCGGCCTCCGAGCCGAAGCCGACCGCGAACGGCGGCCAGTACGCGAAATTCGTCAACGGTTACGTCTACGCCGCGCCGGACGGCACCGTGGTCGAGGTGGTCGGCCACATCCTGGACCGCTTCGTCCAGCTGGGCGCCGAGACCGGGCTGCTGGGCCTGCCGCTGCGCAACGCCTACCCGGTTCCGGACGGCCTGCGATCGGATTTCGAGAACGGCTCCCTGATCCTGAACCAGGTGACCGGCATCGTCACCACGCTGCTGAAGACCTACGACGACACCCAGCAGCAGTCCGCCGCCCCCGGCCGGTCGGCCGCACCGATCCCGGCACAGATCGCGGCCCCCGCACCGAATCCCCACGCCCCCGCACCGAACGCCCCCACGCCCGCGACCCCCGACCTCGACGCCCGCGAGCCAAGCCCCTCGGATCCCAACGCCGTCGGACAGAACACCTCGGATCCCAACGCCCTCGAGCCCAACACCTCGGATCCCAACGCCCTCGAGCCCAACACGTCGAATCCCAACGCGCTCGAGCCCAACACATCAGATCCCAACGCGCTCGAGTCCGACACGTCAGATCCCAGTGCCCTCGGACGAAACACGTCGGATTCGAATGCCCTCGGGCACAACACTTCGGCTCCGGATGCACCGAACTCGAATACGACCGAGCCGAACCCTGATCTGCCGGACGCGTCGGCCCCGGCCGAGTAG
- a CDS encoding SpoIID/LytB domain-containing protein: MGAGLVVLTLTGGTVVLTATWPDGSAPYRPLAGIGHGRGMSQVGAFDQALAGAAAEDILAHYYPGAVLGTIAPTTVGVRLTADDNETLDVFSDAGLTVADRRVVPGQAAHLTPMPDGGAAVVITAGCDGDVIWQGATADPWAYPVVPGTDRPAAEHLKVCGGGTYRGALGVALENGEARTVNQVDVDDYLMGVVPAEMQANWADQGGAEALRAQAIAARSYALAEQRYPYAQTCDITDCQVYPGTEKEDPRAAEAVRATSGRVLLRDGRILRTEYSAAPGGGQPIDIGTLEVGPSPDELAPAPAPPPRDDYGQQAVRGNSVIDVEYAETGGAAGPLGAARGPESLLPGRIGTYRMFDNGVIIATPVLGARVVDFATLLQVAPEVQEGGHFPRSGGTAPPNTAPPNTASTPTPRPTVLPDQAVQLPQHAGPVPDVDAEPPPPSAEADGVPAAASEYPEPPVGIPAPAGPAGG, translated from the coding sequence GTGGGAGCGGGACTGGTCGTGCTGACCCTGACGGGTGGCACGGTCGTGCTGACCGCGACCTGGCCCGATGGTTCCGCGCCGTACCGGCCGCTCGCCGGTATCGGACACGGCCGGGGGATGAGTCAGGTCGGCGCGTTCGACCAGGCGCTGGCCGGCGCCGCGGCCGAGGACATCCTGGCGCACTATTATCCGGGCGCCGTGCTGGGCACGATCGCGCCGACCACCGTCGGCGTCCGGTTGACGGCCGACGACAACGAGACCCTCGACGTCTTCTCCGACGCCGGGCTGACGGTCGCCGATCGGCGGGTCGTTCCCGGCCAGGCCGCGCACCTCACGCCGATGCCCGACGGCGGCGCCGCCGTCGTGATCACGGCCGGTTGCGACGGCGACGTGATCTGGCAGGGCGCCACGGCCGATCCGTGGGCCTACCCGGTCGTGCCCGGCACCGACCGTCCGGCGGCCGAGCATCTGAAGGTCTGCGGCGGGGGCACCTATCGCGGCGCCCTCGGTGTCGCGCTGGAGAACGGCGAGGCCCGCACCGTCAATCAGGTCGACGTCGACGATTACCTGATGGGCGTGGTCCCGGCCGAGATGCAGGCCAACTGGGCCGACCAGGGCGGCGCGGAAGCGCTGCGCGCACAGGCGATCGCGGCCCGCTCCTATGCCCTGGCCGAGCAGCGCTACCCCTACGCCCAGACCTGCGACATCACCGACTGCCAGGTCTACCCCGGCACCGAGAAGGAGGATCCGCGGGCGGCCGAGGCGGTCCGCGCCACCTCGGGCCGAGTGTTGTTGCGCGACGGGCGAATTCTGCGCACCGAGTACTCGGCGGCCCCGGGCGGCGGGCAGCCGATCGATATCGGCACCCTCGAGGTCGGTCCGAGCCCCGACGAACTTGCCCCCGCCCCCGCCCCGCCACCCCGCGACGACTACGGCCAGCAGGCTGTGCGCGGCAACAGCGTCATCGACGTCGAGTACGCCGAGACCGGCGGCGCGGCCGGACCACTCGGCGCGGCGCGCGGCCCGGAGTCGTTGCTACCCGGCCGAATCGGGACCTACCGCATGTTCGACAACGGCGTCATCATCGCTACCCCGGTCCTCGGCGCCCGCGTCGTCGACTTCGCCACCCTGCTCCAGGTGGCGCCGGAGGTCCAGGAAGGTGGTCACTTCCCCCGATCCGGCGGTACGGCCCCACCCAATACGGCCCCACCCAATACGGCCTCGACCCCCACGCCTCGTCCGACCGTCCTCCCGGACCAGGCAGTGCAACTACCGCAGCACGCCGGTCCCGTCCCCGACGTCGATGCCGAGCCCCCGCCACCGTCGGCGGAGGCGGACGGCGTTCCGGCAGCGGCGTCGGAGTATCCGGAACCCCCTGTGGGAATTCCGGCACCCGCGGGCCCGGCGGGAGGGTAG
- a CDS encoding MarR family winged helix-turn-helix transcriptional regulator codes for MLKRLSRVVEREIKEFFARYDLEEWEFDVLTTLRRSGGDAGLTAGALIKATMVTSGAITNRIDRMAAKGLVVRAADPKDRRTVRIRLTDEGRELIDRLMPLHVDNQIRVLGGMNREKLDQLGALLRELAESLGDTSLS; via the coding sequence GTGCTCAAACGCCTGAGCCGGGTGGTCGAGCGGGAGATCAAGGAATTCTTCGCGCGCTACGACCTCGAGGAATGGGAGTTCGACGTGCTGACGACGCTGCGCCGCTCCGGCGGCGACGCCGGGCTCACCGCCGGCGCGCTGATCAAGGCCACCATGGTGACCTCGGGCGCCATCACCAACCGCATCGACCGCATGGCCGCCAAGGGCCTGGTAGTGCGCGCGGCCGACCCGAAGGACCGCCGCACCGTCCGCATCCGCCTCACCGACGAGGGCCGCGAACTCATCGACCGCCTCATGCCACTACATGTCGACAACCAGATCCGCGTCCTCGGCGGCATGAACCGCGAAAAACTCGACCAACTGGGCGCCCTCCTACGCGAACTCGCCGAGTCCCTCGGCGACACATCCCTGAGCTGA
- a CDS encoding MerR family transcriptional regulator → MAGAKGRNEWSIQELAKAAGTTSRTLRHYGELGLLSPSRIGANGYRYYDQGSLVRLQRILLLRELGLGLPVIAEVLAGEQDAAAALRTHLDLLHQEQDRIGRLIASVHTTLRKTEAGEPLMADEVFDGFDHTQYKDEVIERWGKDAYEQGDRWWRSLGEAGKQEFLRTQVEIATDYGKAHRAGLAPGSAEVLAITQRHYDWVTTGWQGTCPNREYFTNLGEMYVADPRFGANYDKHGAGTAEFVRDAMRAYAEARLS, encoded by the coding sequence GTGGCCGGGGCGAAGGGCCGCAACGAATGGTCCATTCAGGAACTGGCGAAGGCGGCCGGTACCACGAGCCGGACGCTGCGCCATTACGGCGAACTGGGCCTGTTGTCGCCCAGCCGGATCGGGGCCAACGGATACCGCTACTACGACCAAGGCTCCCTCGTGCGGTTGCAACGGATCCTGCTGCTGCGGGAACTCGGCCTCGGCCTGCCGGTCATCGCCGAAGTGCTTGCGGGAGAACAGGATGCGGCGGCCGCGCTGCGGACGCATCTGGATCTGCTGCACCAGGAGCAGGACCGGATCGGCCGGCTGATCGCGTCGGTGCACACCACATTGCGCAAGACGGAAGCAGGTGAGCCACTCATGGCAGACGAGGTATTCGACGGTTTCGACCACACGCAGTACAAGGACGAGGTGATCGAACGCTGGGGCAAGGACGCCTACGAGCAGGGCGATCGCTGGTGGCGGTCGCTCGGCGAGGCCGGCAAGCAGGAGTTCCTCCGGACCCAGGTCGAGATCGCCACCGACTACGGCAAGGCGCACCGCGCGGGCCTCGCGCCCGGCAGCGCCGAGGTGCTGGCCATCACCCAGCGCCACTACGACTGGGTGACGACCGGCTGGCAGGGCACGTGCCCGAACCGGGAGTACTTCACCAACCTCGGTGAAATGTACGTCGCCGACCCGCGTTTCGGCGCCAACTACGACAAGCACGGCGCGGGTACGGCCGAGTTCGTCCGCGACGCCATGCGCGCCTACGCCGAAGCCCGGCTGTCGTAG
- the glf gene encoding UDP-galactopyranose mutase codes for MTVASPFDLIVVGSGFFGLTIAERAANLLGKRVLVVERRYHLGGNAYSEADPETGIEVHKYGAHLFHTSNKRVWDYVNQFTEFTGYQHRVFAMHKGQAYQFPMGLGLISQFYGRYFTPDEARALIAKEAAEIDTKDASNLEEKAISLIGRPLYEAFIRGYNAKQWQTDPKNLPASTITRLPVRYTFDNRYFNDTYEGLPKDGYTAWLARMAESDLIEVRLDTDWFEVREELRAQNPDAPVVYTGPLDRYFDYAEGELGWRTIDFETEVLETGDFQGTSVMNYNDEDAPYTRIIEPRHFHPERDWYPDDKTVIQREYSRFAKTGDEPYYPINTPEDRQKVLAYRDRAKAETASAKVLFGGRLGTYQYLDMHMAIGSALSMFDNVLRPHLESGAPLVDETAQ; via the coding sequence GTGACCGTCGCATCGCCCTTCGATCTCATCGTCGTCGGCTCCGGGTTCTTCGGGCTGACCATTGCCGAACGTGCCGCCAACCTGCTCGGCAAGCGGGTGCTGGTGGTCGAACGTCGCTACCATCTCGGCGGCAACGCCTACTCCGAAGCCGATCCGGAAACCGGCATCGAGGTACACAAATACGGGGCCCACCTGTTCCACACGTCGAACAAGCGGGTCTGGGATTACGTCAATCAATTCACCGAATTCACCGGGTATCAGCACCGCGTGTTCGCGATGCACAAGGGGCAGGCCTACCAGTTCCCGATGGGGCTGGGCCTGATCTCGCAGTTCTACGGCCGCTATTTCACCCCGGACGAGGCCCGGGCGCTGATCGCGAAAGAGGCCGCGGAGATCGACACCAAGGACGCGAGCAATCTCGAGGAGAAGGCGATCTCACTGATCGGCCGTCCCCTCTACGAGGCCTTCATCCGCGGCTACAACGCCAAGCAGTGGCAGACCGACCCGAAGAACCTGCCGGCCAGCACCATCACCCGGCTGCCGGTGCGCTACACCTTCGACAACCGCTACTTCAACGACACCTACGAGGGCCTGCCCAAGGACGGCTACACCGCCTGGCTGGCCCGCATGGCCGAATCCGATCTCATCGAGGTGCGGCTGGACACCGACTGGTTCGAGGTGCGCGAGGAGCTGCGCGCGCAGAACCCGGACGCGCCGGTCGTCTACACCGGCCCGCTGGACCGCTACTTCGACTACGCCGAGGGCGAATTGGGCTGGCGCACCATCGATTTCGAGACCGAGGTGCTGGAAACCGGTGACTTTCAGGGCACCTCGGTAATGAACTACAACGACGAGGACGCGCCCTACACCCGCATCATCGAGCCGCGGCACTTCCACCCCGAGCGGGACTGGTACCCGGACGACAAGACGGTGATCCAGCGCGAGTACTCACGCTTCGCGAAGACCGGCGACGAGCCGTACTACCCGATCAACACCCCGGAGGACCGGCAGAAGGTGCTGGCCTACCGCGACCGCGCCAAGGCCGAAACCGCCTCCGCGAAGGTGCTTTTCGGCGGCCGCCTGGGCACCTACCAGTACCTGGACATGCACATGGCGATCGGCAGCGCGCTCAGCATGTTCGACAACGTGCTGCGCCCGCACCTGGAGTCCGGTGCGCCTCTGGTGGATGAGACCGCGCAATGA